A single region of the Duganella sp. BuS-21 genome encodes:
- a CDS encoding helix-turn-helix transcriptional regulator — protein MTQEQLAFAADLDKGYLGRVERGDSVVALLVMARVARALGVTVEQLMGSAGL, from the coding sequence ATGACGCAAGAGCAACTTGCCTTTGCTGCGGACCTCGACAAAGGCTATCTAGGCCGCGTGGAGCGTGGTGATTCAGTGGTTGCGTTGCTGGTGATGGCGAGAGTCGCCAGAGCGCTTGGCGTCACCGTTGAGCAATTGATGGGAAGTGCAGGGCTGTAA